GGCCTTCTTGGACATACATTTGAAGTTGAGGTTAGAAAAAAATTTGTGCAAGTCAAAATACCTCTTGgtttcttcttctaaaaaacTTGAAGTTGTCGACACTTCATCCTTTTAGGTCTATTGTATTATAGACAAAGCGGTTAATTGCCACTTGTGCTTCTTGCTTATCCTGAAAGGCCGTGCCCTCTTGTAAAATTTCGTTTCCTAAATTTTCAGTAGTTTTATCTATGTACAATTTGAAAGCCCACCACAGTCTCGAGGCCAAGCTGCGGTGAAGAAGAAGGTGATCAACATCTTCACCCGTCTCCTTGCATAAGTAACACCAACTGATACAAAGTTACAAACAGCCTTCCTTTTCCTATGGTTATCTGCCGTCAAAATCACCCCTCTAGCAACTAACAACTATATGTTGCTTTACCAACTATATTTATTGTCTGGTACTAGCTTCTTAAAAACAAAGCCTATGGGCATTTTGATGCCTACTCTAAGGCATCACCTAAGCAAGACAAAGTTGCCACCATGGGTTTCACCTAGCTTTGGGGCTTAGGCACGCATCAAGGGAGCCTTTAACATCACTGTTTCAACTAATTCCACCCATATAAAACATACGTTGTTCTTCACTTGAGCCTTTTACTGATGATGTTCTATTTGCTCATTCTGATGAAGAGCAGTGAGTAATTCATATTAACTGGCTGTTGATACATTTTTCATTGCTATCAATTTTGTAGTACACCAATATACTAATTCAGTTCTTGTATCATAACCCAAAAATGTTATATATTGAGATTTTCCATTTCCTGTTAAATCAGTGAACCAGATCTACCAGCAAGTGGATCAGCCGAAGCGGATGAAAACAGTTTGCTTGCTGCCAACCATGAAGAGGATGATCCATACTGGGCTTCAGAGGAAATCCCAGGTAGCATCATTACTTGTCTGTTATTTTAGTAAGTGCCCCGACTTCAAACAGCATGATTTATATTGTTCTTTTTGCAGTGGAAGCAAAGAATATGTTGGATAATTCAACATGCAGGGATTCATTCACCCAGTTTGTGAAGGCCCCTGCAAATCTGGTTGTGCTCGAGGGTGACTGCCTGGATGTTACTGGAGATGCTGGAGAACTGGAGTCTTACTTGGTATGTTAATGTCTGTTTAAGTGCAGTTGCAGTATGTTTTCTGttattttgatttgttataTTATTTCTTGCAGTTAGCCACATGTGATCTTTATCGAGATTTTATTCTATTGGACGCTTGTGATTCTGTAACAGTGGATGGATTTCTGAATAGTGAGAATATAGCTGGAAAGGGGCTGAACAATAGCTGCAAGGGCAGTTCCCTAAAATCCAAATACCACAAAAGCTTTTCCTCTCCCACAGGACTTTCTGGGGGAACTGGCAATAAATCTTCAGCGCGAAAGAATCAGGATGCTAATTTGTATCAGTCTCCAAGGGGTCATGAGTTTGATCCAGGCAATTTAAACAATGATCAACATGAGTTTGATCCAGTCAATTTAAACAATTATCCATTCTCATCTGATATACCTGATAACATTGATGATGCACATGGATGTGAGGATGGCTATTCAGAACCTAGAGATTTAGATGACTCAGATGATGAAGACCCATGGAAACCCTTGAACCCTCATGAACCTGGCAATTTGAAAGTAAAACCGTACAAAAAAGGTTTCTTAAGCTTCCTTCTCTTTGTTTCCTTCTGTATCCAAGCACTTTATTGTCTAACGATGTTTCATACTTTCAAGCAGTTAAATCTAATAGAAGGCAGGGTGTGGTATCCAGAAACCTTGCATCTTTGGCCACAGAATTTCCGCTCGCAAGATTACATGGTACCATTAGTACCGACCTCAATGAAATGTGGGAGAGGAAATGTTGTGCCATGAATAAACAAGTCGACTCACAATCTCCACCACCATTTGAGAAGGTTTAAATTATTGATAGTTTATTTGTACCTAATTTTTTATGTCTGAATATTTCATCGTACGAAGTTTCTGTTTGCAGCTCCGGGAATCACTTCTTCATGGGGTGAACAATGACTATGATGATTTGTATaccccaaaagaaaagaatgaagataatgactatgatagtGCAGATCACGATTTTGGGCCTCTCGACTTTGACATGCCAGAAAATGCGGACATGAACAGCGATGCTACTCCACATGGTGAAAAGGTTAGTAATCTAGATAAGGATGTTTCTCCATACAGTAAAGATCATGTTTCTTTGAAGCTGGCACAATGCctaactatattttatttttgcagCATGATAATTGTTGTCCACTTTTTGATAGTGAAGCTCATGAAGATCTGAATGGTCATGAAAACCTTGAAGATCTTTGTCGCTCCCACTTGgtaagaataaaattcataatcttcATAGAATTATGAATTTGAAGGTTTATgtcttgatattttatttagttatcCCTAAATCGCATGAGAAGGGGTTCACTAACATGAACTCTAGACATGCTTATCTGTTAATTGTTATTTGAATCTTCTGTGATTGTCTTGGTGACCTTCTTTCTATTATAGGATTCTCTTCTTGCTAGCCTTGCTGAAACTGAAAAGCAGACTGCATTGGCTGCTCGGGTTTCAACGTGGAAACAGAGAATTGAGCAGAACTTGGAGGAACAAGTGTGTTGCATTTTCTAATATCTCCTTTGTTTGTCCTATTTTTCTCTGTCTAGTTCAGATGTTTTATCTCTGTAGTGTTTATCCACAGGAATCGCATCCACCCTTTGACATTCATGAATATGGGGCAAGGGTTTTGAGCAAGTTATCGCTGGAAGAAAATGATAAAAGCATTATGTCCTTTTCTGATGTTGTCAAGGGTTCGGAGAAGCATGACATTGCTCGAACATTTTCTGCGCTTCTGCAATTGGTAAAACCCTCTTTCTACATGAATTTTAGTGACATTAGAGTTGCCTACTTTTGAAGATAGAAGTAATATATTCTTTCTTTTGCTTTTGAAATTTTATCCTATGCCTGAGGCCAGCAATAAGAAATGTTCACCTTTTTTCTTTCACTTCgttaaaaacaacaaaaaaatgtaGGTAAACAATGGAGATGTTGGTTTGGAAAGAGGTAAAGTACGCGAATCCACTTGTTACACAGCTGCAAATCCTTTCTCTATTCAACTCCTTAGGCATGACAACGGTAGGGAGAAAATGCAGTTTCGATCGTCAAAAAAGAGAGCGAAATCTCCAATGCACAATCAGAACATTAGAAAGGAAAAGAACAAAGGTAAAGCAGTTCAGGCTTCTGTCGATTCATCGCCTTCAGGACCCGATTCAGGTTGCAGATTTCCCCTGAAGCTGGGAAAGGTTAATGGAACTAGATGCACACCTGAAAGCAAGAAAAGAAGGAAGTCCAGAATAGCGGTAACATCGGATTTGCCTACTGCATTGTAGTAAGACAGAAGATTCACCCCACCATTGTAATTCACCCCACCATTGTAATTCTTATTGCAAACCAATAACCCGTTGGCTGCAGAAATTTGTAGCTTCTGTTTCCTGCTTTCTTGCTTTACTTAATTAGGCCTTAGTGTTATAGTTAGCAAGGAAGATGTAGCAATATTTCACATATACTCTTCATTAGTCTCTTTCTAGAAAAACATGTTGATTAGAGTTGCCTAGTGTATGTGTTCGTTAGATATAGCAGGTAAACCTATGGATTCTGTCGAGATGCGTGGAAACTAGTCTCAAATGCTAGTAATGTTTCAAGTGTATATTTGTTTGTTGGAGTTACTACATCAAACCAGTAAATGTACCTCCAGTTTGACTGTTATTGTCTTGGAATTATATTCAAGACTTTGATATGGGATTACTATGAAGTTATAAGTCGAATACACACTCAAACCAATTGGATGATTCGATTTATCTTTGATTAGTCCACCTGTC
This Solanum dulcamara chromosome 1, daSolDulc1.2, whole genome shotgun sequence DNA region includes the following protein-coding sequences:
- the LOC129883687 gene encoding condensin-2 complex subunit H2-like, which gives rise to MINSQEEANRSGVDEENGKFHTVQPLRDLESNWGVDLAKNLEHYLLKICSGEITGEDYDDGHHLSVNFAEAALLLQGSVQVYSRKVEYLYSLVVHALEFITKKSEPDLPASGSAEADENSLLAANHEEDDPYWASEEIPVEAKNMLDNSTCRDSFTQFVKAPANLVVLEGDCLDVTGDAGELESYLLATCDLYRDFILLDACDSVTVDGFLNSENIAGKGLNNSCKGSSLKSKYHKSFSSPTGLSGGTGNKSSARKNQDANLYQSPRGHEFDPGNLNNDQHEFDPVNLNNYPFSSDIPDNIDDAHGCEDGYSEPRDLDDSDDEDPWKPLNPHEPGNLKVKPYKKVKSNRRQGVVSRNLASLATEFPLARLHGTISTDLNEMWERKCCAMNKQVDSQSPPPFEKLRESLLHGVNNDYDDLYTPKEKNEDNDYDSADHDFGPLDFDMPENADMNSDATPHGEKHDNCCPLFDSEAHEDLNGHENLEDLCRSHLDSLLASLAETEKQTALAARVSTWKQRIEQNLEEQESHPPFDIHEYGARVLSKLSLEENDKSIMSFSDVVKGSEKHDIARTFSALLQLVNNGDVGLERGKVRESTCYTAANPFSIQLLRHDNGREKMQFRSSKKRAKSPMHNQNIRKEKNKGKAVQASVDSSPSGPDSGCRFPLKLGKVNGTRCTPESKKRRKSRIAVTSDLPTAL